The Cervus elaphus chromosome 32, mCerEla1.1, whole genome shotgun sequence genome window below encodes:
- the GOLGA7 gene encoding golgin subfamily A member 7 isoform X2, with translation MTVVGVPRTRSAARPVLAMRPQQAPVSGKVFIQRDYSSGTRCQFQTKFPAELENRIDRQQFEETVRTLNNLYAEAEKLGGQSYLEGCLACLTAYTIFLCMETHYEKVLKKVSKYIQEQNEKIYAPQGLLLTDPIERGLRVFRLKLPFMKTEA, from the exons ATGACCGTGGTTGGTGTCCCCCGAACCCGCAGCGCGGCCCGTCCTGTCCTCGCCATGAGGCCGCAGCAGGCGCCGGTGTCCGGGAAGGTCTTCATTCAGCGAGACTACAGCAGTGGCACCCGCTGCCAGTTCCAGACCAAGTTCCCCGCGGAGCTGGAGAACCGG ATTGATCGGCAGCAATTTGAAGAAACAGTTCGGACCCTAAATAACCTTTATGCCGAGGCCGAGAAGCTCGGGGGCCAGTCGTATCTGGAAGGCTGCCTGGCTTGTCTAACAGCGTACACCATCTTCTTGTGCATGGAAACTCACTATGAGAAG GTCCTGAAGAAAGTCTCCAAATACATCCAGGAGCAGAATGAGAAGATCTACGCCCCCCAAGGCCTCCTCCTGACAGATCCCATCGAGAGAGGACTGCGAGTT TTTAGATTGAAATTACCATTTATGAAGACAGAGGCATGA
- the GOLGA7 gene encoding golgin subfamily A member 7 isoform X1 yields the protein MTVVGVPRTRSAARPVLAMRPQQAPVSGKVFIQRDYSSGTRCQFQTKFPAELENRIDRQQFEETVRTLNNLYAEAEKLGGQSYLEGCLACLTAYTIFLCMETHYEKVLKKVSKYIQEQNEKIYAPQGLLLTDPIERGLRVIEITIYEDRGMSSGR from the exons ATGACCGTGGTTGGTGTCCCCCGAACCCGCAGCGCGGCCCGTCCTGTCCTCGCCATGAGGCCGCAGCAGGCGCCGGTGTCCGGGAAGGTCTTCATTCAGCGAGACTACAGCAGTGGCACCCGCTGCCAGTTCCAGACCAAGTTCCCCGCGGAGCTGGAGAACCGG ATTGATCGGCAGCAATTTGAAGAAACAGTTCGGACCCTAAATAACCTTTATGCCGAGGCCGAGAAGCTCGGGGGCCAGTCGTATCTGGAAGGCTGCCTGGCTTGTCTAACAGCGTACACCATCTTCTTGTGCATGGAAACTCACTATGAGAAG GTCCTGAAGAAAGTCTCCAAATACATCCAGGAGCAGAATGAGAAGATCTACGCCCCCCAAGGCCTCCTCCTGACAGATCCCATCGAGAGAGGACTGCGAGTT ATTGAAATTACCATTTATGAAGACAGAGGCATGAGCAGTGGAAGATAA
- the GOLGA7 gene encoding golgin subfamily A member 7 isoform X3 yields MRPQQAPVSGKVFIQRDYSSGTRCQFQTKFPAELENRIDRQQFEETVRTLNNLYAEAEKLGGQSYLEGCLACLTAYTIFLCMETHYEKVLKKVSKYIQEQNEKIYAPQGLLLTDPIERGLRVIEITIYEDRGMSSGR; encoded by the exons ATGAGGCCGCAGCAGGCGCCGGTGTCCGGGAAGGTCTTCATTCAGCGAGACTACAGCAGTGGCACCCGCTGCCAGTTCCAGACCAAGTTCCCCGCGGAGCTGGAGAACCGG ATTGATCGGCAGCAATTTGAAGAAACAGTTCGGACCCTAAATAACCTTTATGCCGAGGCCGAGAAGCTCGGGGGCCAGTCGTATCTGGAAGGCTGCCTGGCTTGTCTAACAGCGTACACCATCTTCTTGTGCATGGAAACTCACTATGAGAAG GTCCTGAAGAAAGTCTCCAAATACATCCAGGAGCAGAATGAGAAGATCTACGCCCCCCAAGGCCTCCTCCTGACAGATCCCATCGAGAGAGGACTGCGAGTT ATTGAAATTACCATTTATGAAGACAGAGGCATGAGCAGTGGAAGATAA